GTGTCGTCGCGGATCTGGGCGCTGGCCTGCTCGAGCGCGCCGTAGATCGCGTACTGCTGCGCGGCGAGGTCGGTGTAGGCGGCGACGTCGAGCTCGCCGCCCATGAGCTTCTCGACGAAGCCCGTGGTCTCGGCCTGCTCGTGCTCGGGGCGGGTGCCCTCGCGCAGGCGCAGCGACAGGGATGCGGGTGCGGCATCCACGGGGGGAAGGGTCTCGGCGGTCATCTCAGCGGGCTCCTGCGGTTCGTCGTGTCACGTGCACGACGTCGGCACGTGCGCCGGGTGGTCGGCGCCGGGTCCGCGGTGTGTCGTGACACATCGTCATGACGTCGCGTCAGGAACGATACAACAGTGAGGTGAGGTTTACCTATGCTCTGTGGGGGAGATCTCAGGGGGTGGGCGCGGAGGCGCGACGTCACCTGGTGGGCAGCGCGTGCTCCGCGACGTCCTCGGGGTTCGGCAGACCGTGCAGGAACCGGTAGCCCACCGCCGCGACGACGACCGTGAGCCCGCCCGCGACGAGCAGCGGCGTGGTGAGGTCGATCCGGGCGAGCAGCCCTCCCAGCAGCGACCCGAGCGGCATGGTCCCCCACAGCAGCGTGCGCCACGTCCCGTGGACCCGGCCCAGCAGGTGCCCGGGGATCGCGGCCTGGCGCAGCGACATGACCAGGACGTTCCACACCGACGTCGAGCCGAACGACACCGCGAAGCACACGACCGCGACGGGGACCGTCGGGAAGAACCCCATGACCACCAGGGCGACCGGCCCGACGAAGTTCGCCGCGGCCATGACCGGGCCCGCCCCGAAGCGGACCTTGAGCGGGCTCACGACCACGGCCCCGACGATCCCGCCGAAGGCCCCCGACAGCATGAACACCCCGAACCACTGCTCGGGCACGTCGAGCCGTTCGAGCACGAACAGCACGTCGGTCGCGATGGCCGCCGCGAAGAAGAGCGCGATCAGGATGCTCAGGAACCACAGCGGGCGCAGCATGGGGTGGCTCATGATGAAGCGGAAGCCGTCGGTGAGCTGGCGGGCGAAGGTCGTACGGACGAGGGCGGGCGCCGGAGGCTCGCCGGCCTCGTCGGCGCGGCGCAGCCGGTTCCGGTGCGTCCGGTGCGCCCCTGCCGCCGCGGCGGGCAGGAAGAACGCGAGCACCCCCGCGACCGCGTAGGACAGCGCGCCGATCCCGAGCGGGATCACGACGGCCACCGCGAACAGCGCCGACGTCAGGGGCACGGCGAGGAAGTTCTGCACCACGAGCTCGCCGGCCTCGATGCGGGAGTTGGCGCGCGGCAGGTCGGGTCGGCGCACGATCGCGGGGACGACGGCCCGGATCGCGCCGTCGTACAGCGTCTCGAGCGCGCCGTACGCGAAGATCACGACGTACAGCCACCAGATGGTCAGCGTGCCGGTCGCGAAGAGCGTCAGGAGCAGGGCCGCGAGCAGGGTCCGGGCGCCGTTGGCGATCGCCATGGCGTGGCGGCGGTCGATGCGGTCGAGCAGCACCCCGGACGGGATCGCGAAGAACAGCCAGGGGAGCATCGCGACGGCTGCGATGCCTGCGATGAGCAGCGGGTCGTCGGTGAGGCGGGCGGCGAGGAGCGGCGCGGCGACGCGCGCGATCCCGTCGGCCAGGCTCGAGCTGATGTTCGCGGTGAAGACGTTGGTGAAGGACCGGCCGAGACCGCGGCGGACGGGGTCCTCGGGGGTCCCGGGTGGCGTCGAGGCGTCGTCAGGGGGGAGCGGGGGGAGGGCTGGGGGCACCGGAAGACTCTAGGCGCCCGTCGGCGCGAGCCCGCGACGGCCCGACGGCGGAGCGCCGGCCGGTCTGTCGGGTGCGGTCCTGCCGCGCCACGGCAGCGGATCCTGACGGCTTCGGGAGGGTTCGTCTACTGCGGAGCCGCAACAATTGTTGCGGCTTCGCAGAACCACACCCCTGGGGGAGGGCCGTGTGGCGAGAGACGACGGTGAGCACCGGTGAGACAGGCCGAAAGCGGTCGGGACGGCGACGAGGGCGCTGGCTCGCTCGGAGCGGTGAGCCGACGGCGGGAGGCACGCTCCGTCGTCGGGCCGGGACACCACGGCCCGCTCGCGCCGGGCGTGCGACCTAGGCCGCGACGTCCTGCGTCCGGCGTGCCACGAGCGCGCTCCTGCCGCGCTTGCGCTGGGCCGCAGCGAACATCGCCATGAACACGGCTGTGGTCACGAGCGCGGCGATCGCGTTCGCGACCGTGCCGGCGGGAGTCGAGTGGCGGTCGCCGAGCGTCACGAGCAGCGCGAGGTTCACCAGCCAGTGCACGAGGGTCGCGAGCGCGACCCGCTGCCGCACGGTCCCGCGGCCGAAGTGGCCCATGAGCACCGACAGTGCGACGGTCGCGAGCAGGAAGCCCACGATCACGACGGGCCCGGCCGTGAAGATCTGCACGTGCCACACGCCCCACACGAGGCCCGTCACGATGCTCGCGACCAGGAGCGAGAACCGGTTCTCGAGCAGCGGCTGGAGCATGCCGCGCCACCCGATCTCCTCGCCGGCCGCACCCACGAGGTACGTGAGCGTCAGCACGACGAACGGCACGCCCGCGACGCCGTGCGCGCCGTCGAGGGGCTCACCCTGCACCAGGAGCACGGCCACGAGCACGCCCCAGTAGAGCAGGCACGCGGCGAACGCCAGGACCAGGTGAGCGACGACCTGACGGCGCGGGACGGCGTCGGGCAGGAGGGGCGCGAGGCGGCTGCGGAAGATCGCGACCGTGGCCCCGGCCCCGACCGCGGGGCCGAGCTGGACGAGCGCGAGCACCGACGGGTCGATCCCCGAGGCCGGCTGGAGGAGGAGCAGCGCGCCCGACGCCACGAACGTCGCCAGGACGAACGTGAGGGTCGGGGCGAGGAAGGCGCGGGCCGGGGCGGTCGAGGTCACGCCGCAGGCTCCCAGCCTGTCGCGCAGGGTGTCAAACCTCAGCCGGCGACGAGCTCCTGCGCGCCCACGGCCCGCAGGACGAACGCCTCGGTCGCCTCGATCGCGCGCTCGCGCTGGGCGGGGTCCTCGGGGATGAGGCGCCCGGAGAGGCACGCGTTGACGAGCTGGACCGTGGTGCCGAGGTCCTGCTCGGGGAACTCGCCGCACGCGATGCCCGCGGTCAGGATGCGGCGCAGCGTGTCCTCGACGATCACGGCGTGCTCGCGCAGGCGCTGCTGGGTGCCGCGCGAGAGCACGGTGCGCAGGTCCGGTCCGGGGGCCAGGTGGAAGACGCGCTTGAGCTGGGCCTGCTGGCGGATGTACGTGCGGAGCTGCTCGACCGGGTCGTCGACGCCCTCCAGTGCGCGCTCCAGGGTCCCGACGTACTGCTCGGTCTCGTGCGTGATGAAGCCCAGGAGCAGCGACTCCTTGTCGGGGAAGTGGTTGTACACCGCGGTGCGTCCCACGCCCGCCGCAGCGGCGATGTCCGCGAGGGAGATCGCGTCGAAGCCGCGGTCCATCATGAGGTTCGAGAGCGCCGCGAAGAGCTTCTGACGGGTCTGTGCGCGGTGCTCGTGGAGCGAACCGCCGATGATCTTCGGCATGATGACATCATAGGCACTCTTTGTCAGATTGCTAATTCGCGTCGTTCTGCGGGTCCGGGGCGCTCGCCCGGCCCGCCGGGCGCACACCGGGCGCACGCGCTGCGCGCGCACCCTGGACGCGGGAGCGGTCCCAGGACGCCGCGCGTCGTGCCACCTACACTGGCCCCAGGACCGGCAGGACTCGACGAGGGCGTCGAAGGAGGCGATCATGACCGACCGTCCCGAGACCCACGACGCCTCGCCGAGCGCGCGTCACACCGCACCGGTCGGCACCGCGCCCGGCGCGTTCGCCGTGAGTGCCGCGCACCAGACCTTCCTCAGCACGGGAGCCCTCCCGCCCGGCGTCCGCCCGCTCGTCGCCGCCTCGTGGCGCCGCAGCGCCCGCAGCGGTGTCGACCCCGACGTCCCCCACCCCGACGTGTCGATGTCCGACGCCGACCTCGGCTCCTACCGGGCGCACCACCCGCTCGCGCGTGCCATGCCGATCGTGCGGGACCTCCTGGTCGCCGGGCTCGCGGGGGAGAGCGCGGTCGTCGCGATGACCGACGACGCCGGCCGCCTCCTGTGGGTCGAGGGCAGCGCGAGCGTGCGCGACGACGTCGGGCGCATCGGCTTCGTCGAGGGCGCGGTGTGGCGCGAGGAGCGCGTCGGGACCAACGCCCCCGGCACTGCCCTCGCGACGGGGCGCCCGGTCCAGGTCCTGGGGGCAGAGCACTTCACGCGCCCCGTCCAGTCGTTCAACTGCGCGGCGGCCCCGGTCCGCGACCTGCGCACAGGGCGCATCCTCGGGGTCCTCGACGTCACGGGCGGCCAGGTCGCGGCGTCGGGCCTCGTGCTGTCCCTCGTGCGCGCCTCGGTCGCCGCGGTCGAGCGCGAGCTCGCCGAACGGTCCGAGCGGTTCGAGCAGAGCGCCACCGGCTCGCCGGTCGGCGCCTTTGCGCCGCGCCTCGACGTCCTCGGGGTGTCCTCCGGCGTGCTCCGCGCCGCGCCGGGAGCAGCGGCCGGGTGGCCCGGCCCGGGCACCTACGCGACCGTGCCCGACGGCGGCACGCACGCTGCGCCGTCGGGCCGGCTGAGCCTTCGCCACAGCGAGATCCTGCTGCTGCTCGCCGCGTCCCCCCGGGGGCTCGGCGCGGACGAGCTGGCCGTGCTGCTGCATCCCGGCGAGCTGTCCGACGTGACGGTCCGCGCGGAGGTGTCGCGGCTGCGGCGCGCGGTCGGGCCGCTGCTGGGGGGCTCGCGGCCCTATCGGCTCGGGGCGCCCCTGCGCACCGACCTCGACACCGTGCGAGACCTTCTCGCCGCCGGCGACGTGCACGCCGCGCTCACCGCGTACCCGGGGCCGGTCCTGCCGCGGTCGGTCGCGCCGGGCGTCGAGCGGCTGCGCGACGAGCTGTCGGCCGAGGTGCGCGGGGCGGTCCTCGCGTCGGGCGACGTCGGGGTGCTGGGGCGCTGGCTCGCGAGCGACGAGGGCGCCGACGACCACGCGGCGTGGCGCCGGCTCGCGGCGCTCGCCGCCCCCGGGACCCCTGCCGCAGCCCGGGCCCGCGCGCGCCTCGCGCTCCTCGACCGCTCGCTGCGCTGAGGGCTCCGGGCGCACCTGTCAGAACCAGCGTGCCCCGGGGACCTCGCTCGTTCTGACAACGTGACTGCAACCCTTCTGCAACCCTGCGCTGCGTAACGTCCGGAGCACCCGGGCGCAACGGTGCGCCCCGGGATGTGGACCGCGCCGGACGGCGGGCAGACGGCAGGCGGCGGGCCACGCACGGCACAGAGCACTGCAAGGAGGCAGACGCACATGACCGTCTACGCTGCCCCGGGCACCCCCGGAGCGATCGCCGAGTACAGGACCCGCTACGACCACTGGATCGGCGGCGAGTACGTCGCCCCGGCGAGCGGCCGCTACTTCGAGAACCCGAGCCCCGTCACGGGCCGCACCTTCACCGAGGTCGCGCGCGGCACGGCCGAGGACATCGACCGCGCCCTGGACGCCGCGCACGGCGCCGCCCGCACCTGGGGGAAGACCACGGCGACCGAGCGCGCCGTGATCCTCAACAAGATCGCCGACCGCATGGAGGCGAACCTCGAGAAGATCGCGGTCGCCGAGACGTGGGAGAACGGCAAGCCCGTGCGCGAGACGCTCGCCGCGGACATCCCGCTCGCGATCGACCACTTCCGCTACTTCGCGGGCGCGATCCGGGCCCAGGAGGGGTCGATCTCCGAGATCGACGAGGACACCATCGCCTACCACTTCCACGAGCCGCTGGGCGTGGTCGGGCAGATCATCCCGTGGAACTTCCCCATCCTCATGGCGGTGTGGAAGCTGGCCCCCGCGCTCGCGGCGGGCAACTGCGTGGTCCTCAAGCCCGCCGAGCAGACGCCCGCGTCGATCCTGTTCCTGATCGACATCATCGGGGACCTGCTGCCCCCGGGCGTCCTCAACGTGGTCAACGGGTTCGGGGTCGAGGCGGGCAAGCCGCTCGCGTCGAGCCCGCGCATCCGCAAGATCGCGTTCACGGGCGAGACCACGACGGGCCGGCTCATCATGCAGTACGCGAGCCAGAACATCATCCCGGTCACGCTCGAGCTGGGCGGCAAGTCGCCCAACCTGTTCTTCGAGGACGTCGCGCGCGAGAAGGACGACTTCTACGACAAGGCCCTCGAGGGGTTCACGATGTTCGCCCTCAACCAGGGCGAGGTGTGCACGTGCCCGTCGCGCGCGCTCATCCAGTCCTCGATCTACGACCAGTTCCTGGGCGACGCGATCGAGCGGACCAAGGCCGTCAAGCAGGGCAACCCCCTCGACACCGAGACCATGATCGGCGCGCAGGCGTCGAACGACCAGCTCGAGAAGATCCTCAGCTACATCGACATCGGCAAGGCCGAGGGGGCCAAGGTCCTCACGGGCGGCACCCGAGCGGAGATGAGCGGTGACCTCGCGGGCGGCTACTACGTGACGCCGACGATCTTCGAGGGCAAGAACTCGATGCGCATCTTCCAGGAGGAGATCTTCGGGCCCGTCGTCGCGGTCACGGACTTCGCGGACTTCGACGACGCGATCACGGTCGCGAACGACACCCTGTACGGGCTGGGCGCGGGCGTGTGGTCGCGCGAGGCCAATATCGCCTACCGGGCGGGCCGTGAGATCCAGGCGGGCCGCGTGTGGACGAACTGCTACCACGCGTACCCGGCGGCGGCGGCGTTCGGCGGGTACAAGGGCTCGGGCGTGGGCCGCGAGAACCACAAGATGATGCTCGACCACTACCAGCAGACCAAGAACCTCCTGGTCAGCTACTCGGCCTCGAAGCTCGGCTTCTTCTAGGTCTCGACCGCTGCCGTGGGCGGGGCCCTGCTCCTGGGTCCCGCCCACGGCTTCCGTCGGTCGGCTGGCGGTCGTTCGTCTGTCGGCCGCCGGTCCCGTCCGTCACGAGGGGAGAACGATCATGTCCGACGACGTCACGCCCGCACCGCAGGTCGCCGCACCGGGGGCGGTGGTCGCCGCGCCCGGCACCGAGCCGGCGGGCGGTGCAGTGCCGCCCGGAGCGGTGCTGCCCGAGCGGGTGGCTCTCACGGAAGGCGCGGCCGACCTGCTCGCGCGCCTGCGCGTCCAGTACGGCGACCTCATGTTCCACCAGTCCGGCGGGTGCTGCGACGGGTCGTCGCCCATGTGCTACCCGCAGGGGGAGTTCCTCACGTCGGACGCGGACGTCCACCTCGGTGACCTCGTGGTCGCCGACTCGTTCTCGGAGCTGTTGGAGCCCGAGCTCGCGGACGTCGCGCTGACCGGACCTGCGGGACCGCTGGGGCTCGGGTCCGCCCTGCGGGGGGACGAGGAGGTCGCGGAGGGTGCCGGGCACGTGGTCGAACCTGCGCGGGTGACCTTCACCGTGCCGTTCTGGATGAGCCGCAACCAGTTCGAGTACTGGAGCCACACGCACCTGACGGTCGACGTGGTGCCGGGGCGCGGTTCGGGGTTCAGCGTCGAGGCTCCCGAGGGCGTGCGGTTCATCATCCGGTCGCGGCTCTTCTCGGACGAGGAGTCGGCGGCGCTCGCGGGCCAGGTGCTGTGAGGAGTTGTCAGAACGAGCGTGGTCTCGGGTGCTCGCTGGTTCTGACACCCGGGCGGGCCCCGAGGGTTGTCAGAACGAGCGTGGCCTCGGGTGCTCGCTGGTTCTGACACACCTGCGGGCACCCGCCACGTGTGACCGGGGCGAGGATCACCCGCCGAGGACTGCGCCCGGGCCGCGACCCATGACAGTGTTCGGACCATGACCACCGAACGGTTCCGACCATGACCAGCGACGCGCAGCCGCGACCCCGCGTGCCCCGCAAGGTCGTCCTCGCGTGCCTCGCCGCGGCCCTCGGTGGTCTGCTGTTCGGGTTCGACACGTCGGTCGTGAACTCCGCGGTCGGCGCCCTCAGCGAGCACTTCGCGCTGGGCGCGAGCCTGCGCGGCATCGTTGCCTCGCTCTCGCTCCTCGGGTGCGCGGTGGGTGCCTGGTTCGCCGGGGCGGTGTCCGAGCGTCTCGGGCGAGTGCGCGTCATGCTGCTCTCGGCGCTGCTGTTCGGCCTCTGCGCGGTGGCCGCGGCCTTCACCCCGTCCGTCGAGGTCCTGCTGCCCGTGCGGTTCCTCGCGGGCATCGGGATCGGCGCGGCCTCGGTCATGGCGCCCGCGTACATCGCGGAGATCGCGCCGCCGCGTTCGCGTGGTCGCCTGGGCGGTCTGCAGCAGCTCTTCATCACCATCGGGATCTTCGTGGCCCTGGCCGTGGGCCTCGCGATGTCGCGCGCGGCCGGGGGCGCGGCGAACGACCTCTGGGCGGGGTTCCCCGCGTGGCGCTGGATGTTCCTGGCCGAGCTCGTCCCCGCCGCGCTCTACGGGCTCGCCGCCCTGCGCCTGCCCGAGTCCCCTCGCTACCTGGTGGCTCAGGGGCGCGAGACCGAGGCCCAGCGGGTCCTGCAGGGGTTCACCGGCCTCGGCGACCGGGAGGTCGACGACGAGGTGGGCCGCCTCCGCACCTCGATCGGCGCGCACGCCACGAGCTCGCTCCGGGACCTGCGCGGGCACGCCCTGGGGCTCCGGCCGATCGTGTGGATCGGGCTCGGTGTCGCGGCCCTCATCCAGCTCAGCGGCATCAACGCCGTGTTCGTCTACTCGACGTCGCTGTGGGAGTCGGTCGGCTTCACCGAGTCCGAGGCGTTGACCATGTCGCTCGTGACGGCCGGGGTCAACATCGCCGTCACGGTCGTGGCGATCCTTCTCGCCGACCGGTTCGGGCGCCGTCCCATGCTCGCGGCCGGCTCCGTGGGCATGGCGGTGTCCCTCGCGGTCACGGCCTTCGCGTTCGGTCAGGCGACGACGTCGGCCTCGGGAGAGCTGGTCTTCCCCCTGGCCTGGGCCATGACGGCGCTCGTCGCGGTCAACCTCATGGTCGTCTCGTTCGGGCTCACGTGGGGGCCCCTCGGCTGGGTGCTGCTCGGGGAGATGTTCCCGCCCGCGATCCGGGCGACGGCGCTCGCGGTCGCGACGGCCGTGCAGTGGCTCGTGAACTACGCCGTGACGCGGTCGTTCCCCGTGGTCAGCGAGGCGTGGGGGCTGCCCGCCACCTACGGGACCTTCGCCGCCGTCTCGGCGTTCGCGGTGTTCTTCGTGCTGCGGTTCCTCCCGGAGACCAAGGGACGGTCCCTCGACCAGATGGGCGACGGGGCCCGGGCGGCATGACGTCCAGGACATCACCCTGTCGTACTCTTCCCAGGGGTCGCCAGCGGCTCGTAGCGTTGAAGCCGAGACCGGGGAGGACCGATGTTCACGCAGGTCGTCGTGCACCGTCCGCGCCCCGAGTTCCGCGACGTGACGCTCGCCTACCTCCAGCAGGCTGCCCTCGTCACGCGGTCGATCACCGGGCTCGTGCAGGCAGCGGTGTGGTCCGAGGGCGACGAGGAGCGCCTGGTCCTCACGACGACCTGGGAGTCGTCGGAAGCCTTCACCGCGGGCGAGGACGCCCTGTTCGACCTGTTCCGGAGCGTGCCGTTCGAGGAGTGGATGCTCGAGCCGCTCGACGTCCTCCTGCTCGACGAGATCCCGCCGCCCGCCCCGCAGGAGTGAGGCCACGGGATGGACCGGGGGTTCCGCGCCGCGCGACGGGGCCCTAGCATCCGGGCATGACGACGCCTTCGCAGCCCGCCCCGGCCGACCCCTCCGGCATCACCCCTGACACCAAGGACTGGACCTGGGTCCTCGACCATCCGTGCCCCGAGTGCGGGTTCGAGTCGGGGACGGTCGACCCGGACCAGGTGGGGCCCGCGGTCCGGGCGACGATCCCGCGCTGGCAGGACGTCCTCGCCCGCCCGGACGCCGCGGTGCGCCCCGACGAGCACACGTGGTCCCCGCTCGAGTACGCGGCGCACGTCCGCGACGTGTTCGCCATCTTCGACGTGCGTCTCGCGTCGATGGTCGAGGGGGACGACCCGTTGTTCGCGAACTGGGACCAGGACGCGGCGGCGCTCGCGGGCGACTACGAGCACCAGGACCCGCAGCTCCTCGCCCGGGAGATCGCGATCGCGGGTGATCGGGTCGCGGGGCGGTTCGACGCCGTCGGGCCCGACGACTGGGAGCGGCCCGGCCGCCGGTCGAACGGCTCGGTCTTCACGGTGCGCACGCTGGGCCAGTACTTCCTGCACGACGTCGTCCACCACCTGCACGACGTCGGCGCCCCGACCGCCTGACCCGAGCCCGGCGCCCGCACCCGACCCACGCCCGTAACCTCCCGGCATTCTGGGCGGTCGTCGGCGCGCCTAGCGTCACGTCATGACGCTTCCTCCGACGGGGTGGGTCCCCGACCTGTACCGCAGTGAC
This region of Oerskovia jenensis genomic DNA includes:
- a CDS encoding MFS transporter, yielding MPPALPPLPPDDASTPPGTPEDPVRRGLGRSFTNVFTANISSSLADGIARVAAPLLAARLTDDPLLIAGIAAVAMLPWLFFAIPSGVLLDRIDRRHAMAIANGARTLLAALLLTLFATGTLTIWWLYVVIFAYGALETLYDGAIRAVVPAIVRRPDLPRANSRIEAGELVVQNFLAVPLTSALFAVAVVIPLGIGALSYAVAGVLAFFLPAAAAGAHRTHRNRLRRADEAGEPPAPALVRTTFARQLTDGFRFIMSHPMLRPLWFLSILIALFFAAAIATDVLFVLERLDVPEQWFGVFMLSGAFGGIVGAVVVSPLKVRFGAGPVMAAANFVGPVALVVMGFFPTVPVAVVCFAVSFGSTSVWNVLVMSLRQAAIPGHLLGRVHGTWRTLLWGTMPLGSLLGGLLARIDLTTPLLVAGGLTVVVAAVGYRFLHGLPNPEDVAEHALPTR
- a CDS encoding sugar porter family MFS transporter; the protein is MTSDAQPRPRVPRKVVLACLAAALGGLLFGFDTSVVNSAVGALSEHFALGASLRGIVASLSLLGCAVGAWFAGAVSERLGRVRVMLLSALLFGLCAVAAAFTPSVEVLLPVRFLAGIGIGAASVMAPAYIAEIAPPRSRGRLGGLQQLFITIGIFVALAVGLAMSRAAGGAANDLWAGFPAWRWMFLAELVPAALYGLAALRLPESPRYLVAQGRETEAQRVLQGFTGLGDREVDDEVGRLRTSIGAHATSSLRDLRGHALGLRPIVWIGLGVAALIQLSGINAVFVYSTSLWESVGFTESEALTMSLVTAGVNIAVTVVAILLADRFGRRPMLAAGSVGMAVSLAVTAFAFGQATTSASGELVFPLAWAMTALVAVNLMVVSFGLTWGPLGWVLLGEMFPPAIRATALAVATAVQWLVNYAVTRSFPVVSEAWGLPATYGTFAAVSAFAVFFVLRFLPETKGRSLDQMGDGARAA
- a CDS encoding TetR/AcrR family transcriptional regulator; translation: MPKIIGGSLHEHRAQTRQKLFAALSNLMMDRGFDAISLADIAAAAGVGRTAVYNHFPDKESLLLGFITHETEQYVGTLERALEGVDDPVEQLRTYIRQQAQLKRVFHLAPGPDLRTVLSRGTQQRLREHAVIVEDTLRRILTAGIACGEFPEQDLGTTVQLVNACLSGRLIPEDPAQRERAIEATEAFVLRAVGAQELVAG
- a CDS encoding DinB family protein, which codes for MTTPSQPAPADPSGITPDTKDWTWVLDHPCPECGFESGTVDPDQVGPAVRATIPRWQDVLARPDAAVRPDEHTWSPLEYAAHVRDVFAIFDVRLASMVEGDDPLFANWDQDAAALAGDYEHQDPQLLAREIAIAGDRVAGRFDAVGPDDWERPGRRSNGSVFTVRTLGQYFLHDVVHHLHDVGAPTA
- a CDS encoding CPBP family intramembrane glutamic endopeptidase, with translation MTSTAPARAFLAPTLTFVLATFVASGALLLLQPASGIDPSVLALVQLGPAVGAGATVAIFRSRLAPLLPDAVPRRQVVAHLVLAFAACLLYWGVLVAVLLVQGEPLDGAHGVAGVPFVVLTLTYLVGAAGEEIGWRGMLQPLLENRFSLLVASIVTGLVWGVWHVQIFTAGPVVIVGFLLATVALSVLMGHFGRGTVRQRVALATLVHWLVNLALLVTLGDRHSTPAGTVANAIAALVTTAVFMAMFAAAQRKRGRSALVARRTQDVAA
- a CDS encoding DUF779 domain-containing protein — translated: MSDDVTPAPQVAAPGAVVAAPGTEPAGGAVPPGAVLPERVALTEGAADLLARLRVQYGDLMFHQSGGCCDGSSPMCYPQGEFLTSDADVHLGDLVVADSFSELLEPELADVALTGPAGPLGLGSALRGDEEVAEGAGHVVEPARVTFTVPFWMSRNQFEYWSHTHLTVDVVPGRGSGFSVEAPEGVRFIIRSRLFSDEESAALAGQVL
- a CDS encoding antibiotic biosynthesis monooxygenase, with protein sequence MFTQVVVHRPRPEFRDVTLAYLQQAALVTRSITGLVQAAVWSEGDEERLVLTTTWESSEAFTAGEDALFDLFRSVPFEEWMLEPLDVLLLDEIPPPAPQE
- a CDS encoding GAF domain-containing protein; this translates as MTDRPETHDASPSARHTAPVGTAPGAFAVSAAHQTFLSTGALPPGVRPLVAASWRRSARSGVDPDVPHPDVSMSDADLGSYRAHHPLARAMPIVRDLLVAGLAGESAVVAMTDDAGRLLWVEGSASVRDDVGRIGFVEGAVWREERVGTNAPGTALATGRPVQVLGAEHFTRPVQSFNCAAAPVRDLRTGRILGVLDVTGGQVAASGLVLSLVRASVAAVERELAERSERFEQSATGSPVGAFAPRLDVLGVSSGVLRAAPGAAAGWPGPGTYATVPDGGTHAAPSGRLSLRHSEILLLLAASPRGLGADELAVLLHPGELSDVTVRAEVSRLRRAVGPLLGGSRPYRLGAPLRTDLDTVRDLLAAGDVHAALTAYPGPVLPRSVAPGVERLRDELSAEVRGAVLASGDVGVLGRWLASDEGADDHAAWRRLAALAAPGTPAAARARARLALLDRSLR
- the adh gene encoding aldehyde dehydrogenase, which translates into the protein MTVYAAPGTPGAIAEYRTRYDHWIGGEYVAPASGRYFENPSPVTGRTFTEVARGTAEDIDRALDAAHGAARTWGKTTATERAVILNKIADRMEANLEKIAVAETWENGKPVRETLAADIPLAIDHFRYFAGAIRAQEGSISEIDEDTIAYHFHEPLGVVGQIIPWNFPILMAVWKLAPALAAGNCVVLKPAEQTPASILFLIDIIGDLLPPGVLNVVNGFGVEAGKPLASSPRIRKIAFTGETTTGRLIMQYASQNIIPVTLELGGKSPNLFFEDVAREKDDFYDKALEGFTMFALNQGEVCTCPSRALIQSSIYDQFLGDAIERTKAVKQGNPLDTETMIGAQASNDQLEKILSYIDIGKAEGAKVLTGGTRAEMSGDLAGGYYVTPTIFEGKNSMRIFQEEIFGPVVAVTDFADFDDAITVANDTLYGLGAGVWSREANIAYRAGREIQAGRVWTNCYHAYPAAAAFGGYKGSGVGRENHKMMLDHYQQTKNLLVSYSASKLGFF